From Streptomyces zhihengii, the proteins below share one genomic window:
- the cdgB gene encoding diguanylate cyclase CdgB translates to METESEPYVRLATLRQLHQVVAELNTARSLADTLQTVADGIVTGLGYELACVNLVRPDGDLVVAAFAGSAAAEALITGRVGSRASWDRRLTMGEGWGDLRFIPHTEGWVLIEDDVPQWHTDGPEPRFEDEWHPHDRLYAPMYASGGGRELLGVISVDRPRNGRRPGPWGQEALQMYASQSGIAISNARLRANMQRALVRLEREQQALRASEESFRQAFEYAPSGMAIAEMGGDQHGRLLRTNDALCRLLGRPASAMRRYSFADLVHPEDVGTLLRTSAEGGRAEIRLGRRDGAYIWVSLRNSVVADTADGPRFLLTHVEDIEDRKRHELALAHRASHDALTGLPNSAELRARLSARLCERPNAPYTSDIEALDAAYDGDGYSGDGFGFDALGGRPYDHHVHMVAPDGDIDDGTKGMAVLFCDLDGFKSINDRFGHQTGDAVLVEVARRLTTGVRDGDTVARLGGDEFVVLADGLGAADAADLAVRLRNAIILPIRVGGRGVRVGASFGIGWAECGMSVEEVLQSADQRMYVEKRSRAKVHRRAG, encoded by the coding sequence ATGGAGACCGAGTCGGAGCCCTACGTCCGTCTTGCGACCTTGCGACAGCTGCACCAGGTGGTCGCGGAGCTGAACACCGCCCGCAGCCTGGCGGACACCCTGCAGACCGTCGCCGACGGCATCGTCACCGGGCTCGGCTACGAGCTGGCGTGTGTGAATCTCGTCCGCCCCGACGGTGACCTGGTCGTCGCCGCGTTCGCCGGGAGCGCCGCCGCCGAGGCCCTGATCACCGGCCGGGTCGGCTCCCGTGCCTCCTGGGACCGCCGGCTGACCATGGGCGAGGGCTGGGGCGACCTGCGGTTCATACCCCACACCGAGGGCTGGGTGCTGATCGAGGACGACGTCCCGCAGTGGCACACCGACGGTCCCGAGCCGCGGTTCGAGGACGAATGGCACCCCCACGACCGCCTCTACGCGCCGATGTACGCCTCGGGCGGCGGGCGCGAACTGCTCGGCGTCATCTCCGTGGACCGGCCGCGCAACGGCCGCCGGCCCGGCCCCTGGGGCCAGGAGGCGCTCCAGATGTACGCCTCGCAGTCCGGCATCGCCATCAGCAACGCCCGGCTGCGCGCCAACATGCAGCGCGCCCTGGTCCGCCTGGAGCGCGAGCAGCAGGCGCTGCGCGCCAGCGAGGAATCATTCCGGCAGGCCTTCGAGTACGCGCCCAGCGGTATGGCCATCGCCGAGATGGGCGGTGACCAGCACGGACGGCTGCTGCGCACCAATGACGCGCTGTGCCGGCTGCTGGGCCGGCCCGCCTCCGCCATGCGGCGCTACTCCTTCGCCGACCTCGTTCACCCCGAGGACGTCGGCACCCTGCTGCGCACCTCCGCGGAGGGCGGCCGGGCGGAGATCAGGCTCGGCCGCAGGGACGGCGCCTACATCTGGGTCTCGCTGCGCAACTCCGTCGTCGCGGACACCGCCGACGGCCCCCGCTTCCTCCTCACCCACGTCGAGGACATCGAGGACCGCAAGCGCCACGAGCTCGCGCTCGCCCACCGCGCCTCGCACGACGCCCTCACCGGGCTGCCCAACAGCGCCGAGCTCCGGGCCCGGCTGAGCGCCCGGCTCTGCGAGCGGCCGAACGCCCCTTACACGTCCGACATCGAGGCCCTCGACGCCGCCTACGACGGCGACGGGTACTCCGGGGACGGCTTCGGCTTCGACGCCCTCGGCGGCCGCCCCTACGACCACCACGTCCACATGGTGGCGCCGGACGGTGACATCGACGACGGCACCAAGGGCATGGCGGTCCTCTTCTGCGACTTGGACGGTTTCAAGTCGATCAACGACCGGTTCGGGCACCAGACCGGTGACGCGGTGCTGGTCGAGGTCGCGCGCCGGCTCACCACCGGCGTGCGGGACGGGGACACCGTCGCCCGGCTCGGCGGCGACGAATTCGTGGTCCTCGCCGACGGCCTGGGCGCCGCGGACGCCGCCGACCTCGCCGTACGCCTGCGGAACGCGATCATCCTCCCGATCCGGGTCGGCGGCCGGGGTGTCCGGGTCGGTGCGAGCTTCGGCATCGGCTGGGCGGAGTGCGGGATGTCCGTCGAGGAGGTCCTCCAGTCCGCCGACCAGCGGATGTACGTGGAGAAGCGGTCCCGTGCCAAGGTCCACCGCCGGGCCGGATGA
- a CDS encoding carbohydrate-binding protein: MTAANNGAGTPENDDPFGYLYEDGQAAGATPPGQGRGYGYPGPAAQPGVPRTSYNQVRTVGERRQYTQPQVPPQQGHGQQGGYGQQQQGYGQPTAAYAAPETYPGGPQTRQTSVSPQGGHGRGGGPNTRGLLIGAIAVVAVVVIGIGAALMTSGDEKDKANGEPGTGGSPTAAESVKPSEQPSKDPEGPVELPKQDAATLSLGGPATAANTVPGAKGTGGGYVMFNGEGGSASWSVDVPEAGAYTMYLTYSVPGKDAKTSLTINGQTPRELNMANFAKAGEGDWEKGWTNTYAYVNLNKGKNDLKISCEAGNQCDAYLDQVWLEAGQKG; encoded by the coding sequence ATGACGGCCGCGAACAACGGCGCAGGCACGCCCGAGAACGACGACCCGTTCGGCTACCTGTACGAGGACGGTCAGGCGGCGGGTGCCACCCCGCCCGGCCAGGGGCGCGGTTACGGCTACCCCGGTCCGGCCGCGCAGCCCGGTGTGCCGCGCACCTCGTACAACCAGGTCCGCACGGTCGGCGAGCGCCGTCAGTACACCCAGCCGCAGGTCCCGCCGCAGCAGGGCCACGGTCAGCAGGGCGGCTACGGTCAGCAGCAGCAGGGCTACGGCCAGCCGACCGCCGCCTACGCGGCTCCGGAGACCTACCCGGGCGGCCCGCAGACGCGGCAGACGTCCGTGTCCCCGCAGGGCGGCCACGGCCGCGGCGGCGGCCCGAACACCCGGGGTCTGCTGATCGGCGCCATCGCGGTGGTCGCGGTCGTGGTGATAGGCATCGGCGCCGCGCTGATGACGAGCGGTGACGAGAAGGACAAGGCGAACGGCGAGCCCGGCACCGGCGGTTCCCCCACGGCGGCGGAGTCCGTGAAGCCGAGCGAGCAGCCGTCGAAGGACCCCGAGGGCCCGGTCGAGCTGCCCAAGCAGGACGCCGCCACCCTCTCGCTGGGCGGCCCGGCGACCGCGGCGAACACCGTCCCCGGCGCCAAGGGCACCGGCGGCGGCTATGTGATGTTCAACGGTGAGGGCGGCTCGGCGAGCTGGTCCGTGGACGTGCCGGAGGCCGGCGCGTACACGATGTACCTCACCTACAGCGTGCCCGGCAAGGACGCGAAGACCTCGCTCACGATCAACGGGCAGACGCCCCGCGAGCTGAACATGGCGAACTTCGCGAAGGCCGGAGAGGGCGACTGGGAGAAGGGGTGGACCAACACCTACGCCTACGTCAACCTCAACAAGGGCAAGAACGACCTGAAGATCTCCTGCGAGGCGGGCAACCAGTGCGACGCCTACCTGGACCAGGTCTGGCTGGAGGCCGGCCAGAAGGGCTGA
- a CDS encoding 1-phosphofructokinase family hexose kinase, which produces MILTVTLNAALDITYRVPALTPHATHRVAGVEERPGGKGLNVARVLAALGHDTVVTGFAGGRTGDALREMLAPLPLRDALVPVAGTTRRTLAVVDGTSGDTTQLNEPGPAVTAAEWSAFLGAYEGLLADAAAVALCGSLPPGVHVGAYADLVRRARAADVPVLLDTSGEPLLRGVAARPDLVKPNAEELARLTGSREPRRAVRDARRRGAHAVVGSLGPDGLLAATPDGLWQAAPPAPVAGNPTGAGDSAVAGLLSGLVEGLPWPERLARAVALSAATVLAPAAGEYDTAAYEELLGRVTVTERSATG; this is translated from the coding sequence GTGATCCTGACGGTCACGCTCAACGCCGCCCTGGACATCACCTACCGGGTCCCGGCCCTCACCCCGCACGCCACCCACCGGGTGGCCGGCGTCGAGGAGCGCCCCGGCGGCAAGGGCCTCAACGTGGCACGGGTCCTCGCGGCCCTGGGCCACGACACCGTCGTCACCGGCTTCGCCGGCGGCCGCACCGGCGACGCGCTGCGCGAGATGCTCGCCCCGCTGCCCCTGCGCGACGCCCTGGTGCCCGTCGCCGGCACCACCCGCCGCACCCTCGCGGTCGTCGACGGCACCAGCGGCGACACCACCCAGCTCAACGAGCCCGGTCCGGCCGTCACCGCCGCCGAGTGGTCCGCCTTCCTCGGCGCCTACGAGGGCCTGCTGGCGGACGCCGCCGCGGTCGCCCTCTGCGGCAGCCTCCCGCCAGGCGTCCACGTCGGCGCCTACGCCGACCTCGTCCGCCGCGCCCGCGCCGCGGACGTCCCGGTGCTGCTGGACACCAGCGGGGAGCCGCTCCTCCGGGGCGTCGCCGCCCGGCCCGACCTGGTCAAGCCCAACGCCGAGGAACTCGCCCGTCTCACCGGCTCCCGCGAGCCGCGGCGCGCGGTGCGGGACGCCCGGCGCCGCGGCGCCCACGCCGTCGTCGGCTCACTGGGCCCCGACGGCCTGCTCGCCGCCACCCCCGACGGCCTCTGGCAGGCCGCGCCGCCGGCCCCGGTGGCGGGCAACCCGACCGGCGCGGGCGACTCCGCGGTCGCGGGACTGCTCTCCGGCCTGGTGGAGGGCCTGCCCTGGCCGGAGCGCCTGGCGCGCGCGGTCGCCCTGTCGGCGGCGACCGTCCTCGCACCGGCCGCGGGCGAGTACGACACCGCGGCCTACGAGGAGCTGCTGGGGCGCGTCACGGTGACGGAACGATCCGCCACCGGCTGA
- the nagA gene encoding N-acetylglucosamine-6-phosphate deacetylase — MAARATATVLAGARVVLPTGTVENGRVVVEGTRIAGAAGADAPVTDLSGHWLVPGFVDIHNHGGGGASFTSGTAEEVLKGVDTHRRHGTTTLVASTVTGEMDFLAHRAGFLSELVEQGDLAGIHFEGPFISPCRKGAHSESLLRDPDPAEVRKLLDAARGTAKMVTLATELPGGIDSVRLLAEHGVIAAIGHTDATYEQTAEAIDAGATVATHLFNAMPALGHRAPGPIAALLEDERVTVELINDGVHLHPAALELAFNAAGAGRVAFITDAMDAAGFGDGRYQLGPLAVEVRDGVARLVEGDSIAGSTLTQDTAFRRAVTVDRIPVEDVVRAISANPAKLLGAWDRIGSLEPGKDADLVVLDEDFRLKGVMRRGAWVVDPQAG; from the coding sequence ATGGCCGCTCGCGCCACAGCCACCGTTCTGGCCGGAGCCCGCGTGGTGCTTCCGACCGGGACCGTCGAGAACGGACGGGTCGTCGTCGAGGGCACGAGGATCGCCGGCGCAGCGGGCGCCGACGCCCCCGTGACCGACCTGTCCGGCCACTGGCTCGTCCCCGGCTTCGTCGACATCCACAACCACGGCGGCGGCGGCGCCTCCTTCACCTCCGGCACGGCCGAGGAGGTGCTCAAGGGCGTCGACACCCACCGCCGGCACGGCACGACCACCCTGGTCGCCTCCACGGTCACCGGCGAGATGGACTTCCTCGCCCACCGAGCCGGGTTCCTCTCCGAACTCGTCGAGCAGGGCGACCTCGCCGGCATCCACTTCGAGGGCCCGTTCATCTCGCCCTGCCGCAAGGGCGCCCACAGCGAGTCCCTGCTGCGCGACCCCGACCCGGCCGAGGTCCGCAAGCTGCTCGACGCCGCCCGCGGCACCGCGAAGATGGTCACCCTCGCCACCGAACTGCCCGGCGGCATCGACTCGGTGCGGCTGCTGGCCGAGCACGGCGTGATCGCCGCGATCGGCCACACGGACGCCACCTACGAGCAGACCGCCGAGGCGATCGACGCCGGCGCCACCGTCGCCACCCACCTCTTCAACGCGATGCCCGCCCTCGGCCACCGCGCGCCCGGGCCGATCGCCGCCCTGCTGGAGGACGAGCGGGTCACCGTCGAGCTGATCAACGACGGCGTCCACCTGCACCCCGCCGCGCTGGAGCTCGCCTTCAACGCCGCGGGCGCCGGCCGCGTCGCGTTCATCACCGACGCCATGGACGCGGCGGGCTTCGGCGACGGCCGCTACCAGCTCGGGCCGCTGGCCGTCGAGGTCAGGGACGGGGTGGCCCGGCTGGTCGAGGGCGACTCGATCGCCGGCTCCACGCTCACCCAGGACACCGCGTTCCGCCGTGCGGTCACCGTCGACCGGATCCCCGTGGAGGACGTCGTCCGGGCGATCTCCGCCAACCCGGCGAAGCTGCTCGGCGCCTGGGACCGGATCGGCTCCCTGGAGCCGGGCAAGGACGCCGACCTCGTCGTCCTGGACGAGGACTTCCGGCTCAAGGGCGTGATGCGCCGGGGCGCCTGGGTGGTCGACCCGCAGGCCGGCTGA
- a CDS encoding ROK family protein, which yields MRHVIALDVGGTGMKAALVGADGTLLHEARRATGRERGADAVVESILGFAEDLRAHGVTHLGQPAEAAGVAVPGIVDAEAGVAVYAANLGWRDVPLRKLLSDRLGAIPVALGHDVRTGGLAEGRIGAGRGADRFFFVPLGTGIAGAIGIDGAIEAGAHGSAGEIGHITVRPDGPECGCGRRGCLETLASAAAVTRAWAAASGDPAADAADCAKAVASGDERAVAVWQEAVDALADGLVTALTLLDPRTLIIGGGLAEAGETLFTPLRAAVEERVTFQKLPAIVPAALGDTAGCLGAGLLAWDLLATEVTD from the coding sequence GTGAGACATGTCATCGCCCTCGATGTGGGCGGCACCGGTATGAAGGCCGCCCTCGTCGGCGCGGACGGGACCCTGCTGCACGAGGCGCGGCGGGCGACCGGGCGGGAGCGCGGCGCCGACGCCGTCGTGGAGTCGATCCTCGGTTTCGCCGAGGACCTCCGCGCGCACGGCGTCACCCACCTCGGGCAGCCCGCGGAGGCCGCCGGCGTGGCCGTGCCGGGCATCGTCGACGCCGAGGCGGGCGTCGCCGTCTACGCCGCGAACCTCGGCTGGCGCGACGTACCGCTGCGGAAGCTGCTGAGCGACCGGCTCGGCGCCATCCCCGTCGCGCTCGGCCACGACGTCCGCACCGGCGGTCTCGCCGAAGGCCGCATCGGGGCCGGCCGGGGCGCCGACCGCTTCTTCTTCGTCCCCCTCGGCACCGGCATCGCGGGCGCCATCGGGATCGACGGCGCCATCGAGGCCGGGGCGCACGGCAGCGCGGGCGAGATCGGGCACATCACCGTGCGCCCCGACGGCCCCGAGTGCGGCTGCGGCCGCCGCGGCTGTCTGGAGACCCTGGCCTCCGCCGCCGCCGTCACCCGCGCCTGGGCCGCCGCGTCCGGCGACCCGGCGGCCGACGCCGCCGACTGCGCGAAGGCCGTCGCGTCGGGCGACGAACGGGCGGTCGCCGTCTGGCAGGAGGCGGTCGACGCCCTCGCCGACGGCCTGGTCACCGCGCTCACCCTGCTGGACCCCCGGACCCTGATCATCGGTGGCGGGCTCGCCGAAGCGGGGGAAACCTTGTTCACACCGCTGCGGGCGGCGGTCGAGGAACGCGTCACCTTCCAGAAACTGCCCGCGATCGTCCCGGCGGCCCTCGGGGACACCGCCGGATGCCTGGGCGCAGGGCTGCTCGCCTGGGATCTACTCGCCACGGAGGTAACCGACTGA
- a CDS encoding extracellular solute-binding protein, protein MGRTVKRPFIGLTAAAAALGMTVSLAGCGGDSGSDAVTLRLVAADYDVAGGESSKKYWADLTAAFEAEHPGIEVDVRIESWNDVDRTVAEMVEAGDAPDIAQIGAYADYAADDLLYSADELLSIPVQSNFLVPLTDAGEQQRTQYGLPFAASTRLLFYNKELFAEAGIDEAPQTWTELAADARRLKSRTDAEYPFALPLGPEEAQAETMMWLLSGGAGYTDAVDTYQIDSKANIATFEWLRDNLVEPGLTGPVAPAELNRKDAFAAFTRGEVGMLNGHPSLMQAARNKGVEVGAVALPGRDGQAKASMGVADWIMGFKENGHREEIGEFLDFVFSDENVLAFAGQNDLLPVTVSASEAMEQDPEHRDLREFLAELPESVLPPVGKTSWAAVSESVKKKVGTAVAPGGSPAATLGAIQRDASAAEAAE, encoded by the coding sequence GTGGGGAGAACCGTGAAGCGGCCCTTCATAGGTCTGACCGCGGCGGCCGCCGCACTTGGCATGACGGTCTCGCTGGCCGGCTGCGGCGGTGACAGCGGATCGGACGCCGTCACCCTCCGGCTGGTCGCCGCCGACTACGACGTCGCGGGCGGCGAGAGCAGCAAGAAGTACTGGGCGGACCTCACCGCGGCGTTCGAGGCCGAGCACCCCGGCATCGAGGTCGACGTCCGCATCGAGTCCTGGAACGACGTCGACCGCACGGTCGCCGAGATGGTCGAGGCCGGGGACGCCCCCGACATCGCGCAGATCGGCGCCTACGCCGACTACGCGGCGGACGACCTGCTCTACTCCGCGGACGAACTGCTCTCCATCCCCGTCCAGTCTAACTTCCTCGTCCCGCTGACCGACGCCGGCGAGCAGCAGCGCACCCAGTACGGGCTGCCGTTCGCCGCCTCCACGCGGCTGCTCTTCTACAACAAGGAACTGTTCGCGGAGGCGGGCATCGACGAGGCCCCGCAGACCTGGACCGAACTCGCCGCGGACGCCCGCAGGCTCAAGTCCCGCACCGACGCGGAGTACCCCTTCGCGCTGCCGCTCGGCCCGGAGGAGGCCCAGGCGGAGACGATGATGTGGCTGCTCAGCGGGGGCGCGGGCTACACCGACGCGGTCGACACCTACCAGATCGACTCCAAGGCCAACATCGCCACCTTCGAGTGGCTCCGGGACAACCTGGTCGAGCCCGGGCTGACCGGTCCGGTCGCCCCCGCCGAGCTCAACCGCAAGGACGCGTTCGCGGCGTTCACCCGGGGCGAGGTCGGCATGCTCAACGGCCACCCCTCGCTGATGCAGGCCGCGCGGAACAAGGGCGTCGAGGTCGGAGCCGTCGCCCTGCCGGGGCGGGACGGCCAGGCCAAGGCGTCCATGGGCGTCGCCGACTGGATCATGGGCTTCAAGGAGAACGGGCACCGCGAGGAGATCGGCGAGTTCCTGGACTTCGTCTTCAGCGACGAGAACGTCCTCGCCTTCGCGGGCCAGAACGACCTGCTGCCGGTGACGGTGTCCGCCTCCGAGGCGATGGAGCAGGACCCGGAGCACCGGGACCTGCGGGAGTTCCTCGCGGAGCTGCCGGAGTCGGTCCTGCCGCCGGTCGGCAAGACGTCGTGGGCGGCGGTCAGCGAGAGCGTGAAGAAGAAGGTCGGCACCGCGGTCGCGCCCGGCGGGAGCCCGGCGGCGACGCTCGGGGCGATCCAGCGGGACGCGTCGGCCGCGGAGGCGGCGGAGTAG
- a CDS encoding DUF3263 domain-containing protein produces the protein MTEESGGGAGNGALSERESAVLAMEQRSWPGPGAKERAIREQLGMSPVRYYQLLNALLDDRRALAHDPVTVNRLRRVRDARRSRR, from the coding sequence ATGACCGAGGAGTCCGGCGGCGGCGCGGGGAACGGGGCGCTCAGTGAGCGGGAGAGCGCTGTTCTCGCCATGGAGCAGCGCTCGTGGCCGGGGCCCGGGGCCAAGGAGCGGGCGATCAGGGAGCAGCTCGGGATGTCGCCCGTGCGCTACTACCAGCTGCTCAACGCCCTGCTCGACGACCGGCGGGCCCTCGCCCACGACCCGGTGACCGTCAACCGGCTTCGCCGTGTGAGGGACGCGAGGAGAAGTCGCCGATAG
- the otsB gene encoding trehalose-phosphatase: MGSSPYAHTMPTPSTPEGRDGLAAILDRPAGTVVALDFDGTLADIVPDPEQARAHERAVPALAALAPRVGSVVVITGRPAGVAVRYGGFAGVEGLDGLVVLGHYGAERWDAATGTVTAPAPHPGVAAVRAELPGFLDAIGAWQGTWIEEKGRAVAVHTRRAEDPQAAFDALREPLASLASRHGLVLEPGRMVLELRPPGMDKGVALAEYVREVGATSVLYAGDDLGDLAAYTAVDKLRSDGTPGVLVCSGDEVPELGERADVVVAGPGAVADLLSALAERLP, from the coding sequence ATGGGCAGCTCCCCGTACGCACACACCATGCCGACGCCGTCCACTCCCGAGGGCCGTGACGGCCTGGCGGCGATCCTCGACCGGCCGGCCGGCACCGTCGTCGCCCTCGACTTCGACGGCACCCTCGCCGACATCGTCCCCGACCCCGAACAGGCCCGCGCCCACGAGCGCGCCGTCCCCGCGCTGGCCGCGCTCGCGCCCCGGGTGGGCTCGGTCGTCGTCATCACCGGCCGGCCCGCCGGGGTCGCCGTGCGCTACGGCGGCTTCGCCGGGGTCGAGGGCCTCGACGGCCTGGTGGTCCTCGGCCACTACGGCGCCGAACGCTGGGACGCGGCCACCGGCACCGTGACCGCGCCCGCGCCGCACCCCGGGGTCGCCGCCGTCCGCGCGGAACTGCCCGGGTTCCTGGACGCGATCGGGGCGTGGCAGGGCACCTGGATCGAGGAGAAGGGCCGCGCGGTCGCGGTCCACACCCGCCGCGCGGAGGACCCGCAGGCGGCGTTCGACGCGCTGCGGGAGCCGCTGGCGTCGCTGGCGTCCCGCCACGGGCTGGTCCTGGAGCCGGGCCGCATGGTCCTCGAACTGCGGCCCCCGGGCATGGACAAGGGCGTGGCGCTCGCCGAGTACGTGCGAGAGGTGGGGGCGACGTCCGTCCTCTACGCCGGGGACGACCTCGGCGACCTCGCGGCGTACACGGCGGTCGACAAGCTGCGCTCGGACGGGACGCCGGGGGTGCTGGTGTGCAGCGGCGACGAGGTGCCGGAGCTGGGGGAGCGGGCGGACGTGGTGGTGGCGGGACCGGGGGCGGTCGCCGACCTCTTGTCGGCCCTCGCCGAACGCCTCCCCTAG
- a CDS encoding alpha,alpha-trehalose-phosphate synthase (UDP-forming): MVTDLAQILVASNRGPVSYTATEAGELEARRGGGGLVSGLSAIGSGEQSLWVCAALGDGDREAVRRGVGEPGVRMLDIDPQVHTDAYNGIANSVLWFVHHMLYQTPLEPAFDQEFRRQWDSYRAYNRAFAEALAQAAAPEAAVLVQDYHLALTPGMLRELRPDLRIGHFSHTPWAPPEYFGLLPDDIAGELLRGMLGADRLGFLTRRWADAFTACCDHVVGGTGRTATGVHGLGADADFLRERAHRPDVDERLAELREAVGPDRRTVVRVDRTELSKNIVRGLLAYRELLESRPEWRERVVHIALAYPSRQDLAVYRDYTAEVSRLAAEINDTWGTPGWQPVLVHVKDDFARSLAAYRMADVALVNPIRDGMNLVAKEVPVVSDAGCALVLSREAGAHEELGEFAITVNPYDVTATADALHRALTMPPADRADRTEHLAAAATALPPRRWFLDQLEALRAL, encoded by the coding sequence ATGGTCACCGACCTTGCCCAGATCCTCGTCGCGTCCAACCGCGGCCCGGTCTCCTACACGGCGACCGAGGCCGGGGAACTCGAAGCACGCCGCGGGGGCGGCGGCCTCGTCTCCGGCCTCTCCGCCATCGGCTCCGGCGAACAGTCCCTGTGGGTGTGCGCCGCCCTCGGCGACGGCGACCGCGAGGCCGTGCGGCGCGGGGTGGGCGAGCCGGGCGTCCGGATGCTCGACATCGACCCTCAGGTCCACACCGACGCCTACAACGGCATCGCGAACTCGGTCCTGTGGTTCGTGCACCACATGCTCTACCAGACCCCGCTGGAACCGGCCTTCGACCAGGAGTTCCGCCGCCAGTGGGACTCCTACCGCGCCTACAACCGCGCCTTCGCCGAGGCCCTGGCCCAGGCGGCCGCCCCCGAAGCGGCCGTCCTCGTCCAGGACTACCACCTGGCCCTGACGCCCGGGATGCTGCGCGAGCTCCGCCCGGACCTGCGAATCGGCCATTTCTCGCACACGCCGTGGGCGCCGCCCGAGTACTTCGGCCTGCTGCCCGACGACATCGCCGGGGAACTGCTGCGCGGCATGCTCGGCGCCGACCGGCTCGGCTTCCTCACCCGGCGCTGGGCCGACGCCTTCACCGCCTGCTGCGACCACGTCGTCGGCGGGACCGGCCGCACCGCGACCGGCGTGCACGGCCTCGGCGCCGACGCCGACTTCCTGCGCGAACGCGCCCACCGCCCCGACGTCGACGAGCGCCTCGCCGAACTGCGCGAAGCCGTCGGCCCCGACCGCCGCACCGTCGTCCGCGTCGACCGCACCGAGCTGTCCAAGAACATCGTGCGCGGGCTGCTCGCCTACCGGGAGCTGCTCGAAAGCCGCCCCGAGTGGCGCGAGCGCGTCGTGCACATCGCCCTCGCCTACCCGTCCCGGCAGGACCTCGCCGTCTACCGCGACTACACCGCCGAGGTGTCCCGCCTGGCGGCGGAGATCAACGACACCTGGGGGACGCCCGGGTGGCAGCCCGTCCTGGTGCACGTCAAGGACGACTTCGCCCGGTCCCTCGCTGCGTACCGGATGGCCGACGTCGCCCTGGTCAACCCGATCCGCGACGGCATGAACCTGGTCGCCAAGGAGGTCCCCGTCGTCTCCGACGCCGGCTGCGCCCTCGTCCTCTCCCGCGAGGCGGGCGCCCACGAGGAGCTGGGCGAGTTCGCGATCACCGTCAACCCGTACGACGTCACGGCCACGGCGGACGCCCTCCATCGCGCCCTGACCATGCCCCCCGCCGACCGCGCCGACCGCACCGAACACCTCGCCGCCGCCGCCACCGCCCTCCCACCCCGCCGCTGGTTCCTGGACCAGCTGGAGGCGCTGCGCGCGCTGTGA